Proteins encoded in a region of the Phacochoerus africanus isolate WHEZ1 chromosome 8, ROS_Pafr_v1, whole genome shotgun sequence genome:
- the CTU2 gene encoding cytoplasmic tRNA 2-thiolation protein 2, giving the protein MCEVDEDYGEPSAEGLQPSRPGREQKCVKCKEGLPVVVIRAGDAFCRDCFKAFYTHKFRAVLGKNRLIFPGEKVLLAWSGGPSSSSMVWQVLEGLSRDSAKRLRFVPGVIYVDEGAACGQSAADRAKTLAEVKLVLHALGFPWHVVALEEVFGLPPSVLRRCAPEPAGTGAAYKVAVDHFLQQQCALGAEREEQLSHPCPRDPEPPAAPPTATQTEALCRLFDSVKTLTAREELLQTLRTHLVLHVARTHGYSKVMTGDSCTRLAVRLLTSLALGRGAFLAWDTGFSDERHGDVVVVRPMREHTLKEVAFYNRLFAVPSVFTPAIDTKAPEKASIHRLMEAFLLRLQARFPSTVSTVYRTSEKLLKAPRDGFAAGPPGPRCLLCMCALDVDTADSATAFGAQTTSHVSPTQPPVPEAGAAGGPCCCAQMGRAQGCCREAVRACVIEQLCYGCRVNLKDMPSLDPLPPYILAEAQLRSQRPSAEQEARASLLGSDEEAQVGES; this is encoded by the exons GGACTGTTTCAAGGCGTTTTACACGCACAAGTTCAGAGCCGTGCTCGGGAAGAACCGGCTGATCTTCCCAGGAGAGAAG GTGCTCCTGGCGTGGTCTGGGGGGCCTTCGTCCAGCTCCATGGTCTGGCAGGTCCTTGAG GGCCTGAGTCGAGATTCTGCCAAGAGACTGCGTTTCGTGCCAGGGGTCATCTATGTTGACG agggagcAGCCTGTGGCCAGAGCGCCGCGGACAGAGCGAAAACCCTGGCAGAGGTGAAGCTGGTCCTGCATGCCCTCGGCTTCCCGTGGCACGTTGTTGCCTTGGAAGAG gtGTTCGGCCTTCCGCCGTCGGTGCTGCGTCGCTGTGCCCCGGAGCCGGCGGGGACCGGGGCGGCCTACAAGGTGGCCGTGGACCACTTCCTGCAGCAGCAGTGTGCCCTCGGGGCCGAGAGGGAGGAGCAGCTgagccacccctgccccagggaccCCGAGCCCCCAGCTGCACCGCCCACAGCGACCCAGACCGAGGCTTTGTGCAGACTCTTCGACTCGGTGAAGACGCTGACGGCCAGGGAGGAGCTTCTGCAGACGCTGCG GACCCACTTGGTGCTCCATGTGGCCCGGACCCACGGCTACTCCAAAGTGATGACAGGCGACAGCTGCACACGCCTGGCCGTCAGGCTCCTGACCAGCCTGGCGCTGGGGAGAGGGGCCTTCCTCGCCTGGGACACG GGCTTCTCGGACGAGCGGCACGGCGACGTGGTGGTGGTGCGGCCCATGCGTGAGCACACGCTCAAGGAAGTCGCCTTCTACAACCGGCTGTTCGCCGTCCCCTCCGTCTTCACGCCAGCCATCGACACCAAG GCCCCTGAAAAGGCCAGCATCCACCGGCTGATGGAGGCCTTCCTGCTCAGGCTGCAGGCGCGGTTCCCCTCCACCGTCAGCACCGTGTACAG gacCAGCGAGAAGCTGCTCAAGGCCCCCAGGGACGGCTTCGCTGCCGGCCCCCCGGGGCCCCGCTGCCTGCTCTGTATGTGCGCTCTGGACGTGGACACGGCTG ACAGTGCCACAGCTTTTGGGGCACAGACCACCTCACACGTCTCTCCAACACAGCCCCCCGTCCCAGAGGCCGGGGCGGCTGGCGGGCCCTGCTGCTGTGCACAGatgggcagggcccagggctgctgCAG GGAAGCCGTCCGGGCCTGCGTCATCGAGCAGCTGTGCTACGGCTGCCGAGTGAACCTCAAGGACATG CCTTCCCTGGACCCTCTGCCGCCCTACATCCTGGCCGAGGCCCAGCTCCGCAGCCAGAG GCCCAGCGCGGAGCAGGAGGCCCGGGCGTCTCTGCTGGGGAGCGATGAGGAGGCCCAGGTGGGCGAGAGCTGA